A section of the Neisseria dumasiana genome encodes:
- the ccoG gene encoding cytochrome c oxidase accessory protein CcoG, translated as MSSEQKGKTPNQPKEQVIQLYQGAKRIHPKLAKGRFSNLRILAVLATQFVFYVIPWFNWSGRQAVLFDIPERHFYIFGLSLGTGDLIYLTLLLIISAFGLFWWTTIAGRLWCGYSCPQTVYTEIMLWIDHLVEGDRNKRLKLDKEPWNFRKIRIKLTKYLLIFAVCAWTGITFAGWFTPIREFVPAIFTLQAGGGSLFAAAFYGFMTWLMAHQMREQVCKYMCPYARFQSAMFDKDTLIISYDEERGEPRGARKKSASKEDTQLGDCINCTMCVQVCPVGIDIRDGLQYQCIGCAACIDACDEIMDKMNYPRGLIRYTTESALKHEYADKDIKKRLLRPRVIGYGAVLLVAVTAMITGIATRATMSVDIIKDRGVMLRENSNGWLENAYNLRIINDSEQEQVLTAKVSGFDEIALTGLPSDGIKVPPKETITVPVQVSTIPEYADKGSHPIEFEFTYRESGSNETNTLTEKSSFIGE; from the coding sequence ATGTCTAGCGAACAGAAAGGCAAAACACCCAACCAGCCCAAAGAGCAGGTTATCCAACTTTACCAAGGAGCCAAACGCATTCACCCCAAACTGGCCAAAGGCCGTTTCAGCAATCTGCGCATTTTGGCGGTATTGGCAACGCAATTTGTGTTTTATGTGATTCCGTGGTTCAACTGGAGCGGCCGCCAAGCCGTGTTGTTTGATATTCCCGAGCGCCACTTCTATATTTTCGGCCTCTCGTTGGGTACGGGCGATTTGATTTATCTGACGCTGCTGCTGATTATTTCCGCGTTCGGCCTGTTTTGGTGGACGACCATCGCCGGCCGCTTGTGGTGCGGCTATTCCTGCCCGCAAACGGTGTACACCGAAATCATGTTGTGGATAGACCACTTGGTTGAAGGCGACCGCAACAAACGCCTGAAACTCGACAAAGAACCGTGGAATTTCCGCAAAATCCGCATCAAGCTGACCAAATACCTGCTGATTTTCGCCGTATGCGCGTGGACAGGCATCACCTTTGCCGGCTGGTTCACCCCCATCCGCGAGTTCGTACCGGCCATCTTTACTTTGCAGGCCGGAGGCGGTTCGCTGTTTGCCGCCGCATTCTACGGCTTTATGACGTGGCTGATGGCGCACCAAATGCGCGAGCAAGTGTGCAAATACATGTGCCCGTATGCCCGCTTCCAAAGCGCCATGTTCGATAAAGACACGTTGATTATCTCTTACGACGAAGAACGCGGCGAACCCCGCGGCGCACGCAAAAAATCCGCCAGCAAAGAAGACACCCAACTGGGCGACTGCATCAACTGCACCATGTGCGTGCAGGTATGCCCCGTCGGCATCGACATCCGCGACGGCCTGCAATACCAATGTATCGGCTGCGCAGCCTGTATCGATGCCTGCGACGAAATCATGGATAAAATGAACTATCCGCGCGGCCTCATCCGCTACACCACCGAAAGCGCACTCAAGCACGAATACGCCGACAAAGACATCAAAAAACGCCTGCTGCGCCCGCGTGTGATCGGCTACGGAGCGGTATTGTTGGTGGCCGTAACCGCCATGATTACCGGCATCGCCACCCGCGCAACCATGAGCGTAGACATCATCAAAGACCGCGGCGTGATGCTGCGCGAAAACAGCAACGGCTGGCTGGAAAACGCTTATAATCTGCGCATCATCAACGACAGCGAACAGGAACAGGTGCTCACGGCCAAAGTCAGCGGTTTCGACGAAATCGCCCTAACCGGCCTGCCTTCAGACGGCATCAAAGTTCCGCCGAAAGAAACCATTACCGTGCCGGTACAAGTATCCACCATTCCGGAATATGCCGACAAAGGCAGCCATCCGATTGAGTTTGAATTTACCTATCGCGAGAGCGGCAGCAACGAAACCAATACGCTTACTGAAAAATCATCGTTTATCGGAGAATAA